From the genome of Medicago truncatula cultivar Jemalong A17 chromosome 2, MtrunA17r5.0-ANR, whole genome shotgun sequence:
gaatttgatttctgggtatgattttatatttttatttgatttttgtttttggatatgattttgtttgatttttgtttctgGGTATGATGATTTTGTTTCTGGTATGATTTTGGTTAAGTTTATTGTTACAGAAATAACTTATTCAGAAGCACTTATATATCATATGTTGTGCTAAGGGTGcttatttttggtttgtttaaCTTCAGAATGATTAGTGTTTCTATTTTATCAGTAACACTATCTGTATTATACCATTTGCATACCTATTAACCGAACCGAACTGTTATGGTTCATCTCAAACTCTGATTTGCTGGTTTGTCTCATTCCTTCTTCCACTTTATCTTTTGCATGATGTTTTagttttcaattcaaaatttcaatcttCCATATACATAATAGGAATTATGGAGGCAAATGCAACAtcaaatgatgaagatgaatatgttttGCTTGACTTGGATGGTGTTTATGGCCTAATTGATATTCCACCAAATGCTAACTATGTTCTTAAAGTGAGTTCTTTCTTAATCGTCTCAGTAATTTCCTCAgtcatttattttatctaattcaccagttttattaatttttaattcttgAATATTATATTCTATAGTATCTTTGTACCACCGACACTTCTGATCGAAtgtgtgattacattcaattaattcacTTTTTGAATTTATTACTTGTGTCAATGTCGTGTCTGTGTCAGTGTTTTATAGGTAAGTACGTGATATGATACTAGATTATATACGAGTCTTAGCCCAATAGAGAGAATGAATAGAGAAGTAGGAATTACATGGCAATATTCTGTTAGGAAGGGAagggttataacttataagagaCAGCATGAGGAGAGTGTGAAGGATTATCTTAGATCATATTTCTGTTAAAACCTTATGGTTAGGTGGCAGTGAGAGTTTCTCACTGTGGAGCTTTGCGTTGGGATGCATTTTGCAGATTGTGATAGGAACCTCAAGGATCCTACCAATGAACTAACAGTAAggtaaaagaagaaacaaatagTGAATAAAGAAAATAGGGTGGTTTATTGATATGAACGAAAATAGTAAAATAGTAGAAGAGAGATTCTCTAACTACTCCTAGAGCAAAACTCCGAAATAACTCAGAGAGGAATCCTACTCTGGCCCTAAACAAAAAACTCAATCTGTCATACTCTAAACTCCTAAGAATTCCCCTTTATATACAAATAAAGAGAACATTCTAGTATTTAACTCTAATGGGCCTCTTAttattaaatcctaatcctaacGGGCCACTTACTAATAATCTACTTAAACCTAACTAACTAACTACTAATTACTTAAAACACCACCTCATATTGGATCCTAACAGATTGTTCAGTCATTTCTTCATCCTTTAATAATACAAATTCATCTATTTTATCTATTAACATTGCTTTACTTTACAATTGTTATCTATGCTCTATCAGTACGTTATAATACTCCAAAATGGGCCATAGAATGGCAAAATGTTAATCAAGTTCGTCCCGGATCTTATCAAATGTGTCCTGACACTATTTACATGGTTTCAAATTCATCGATGATATTATATACTTAatgtcattttagtccctacaaatatcAACAGAGGGACAAAttcttttcttccaaaaaaaaaacaagaagaacgaatttggttaaaaataatttgattaaaaatgttgaatttCATAGATCATTTTGAAATATCAATAATGTGAGGGACTAAATTTATACTGTCTTACAATTTCATTGACCAATTCTAGTATTTactcatattttataatttaaaatttattttcatattgatttgttatttattatattctacATAGTATGCTTATATTACAGTTTATTGTTAATTATAGGGTCTTGATACTTTAAACCCAATATTGATCATTGATGACAAATTTAAGCTGGTAAGTTACCGACTTTAATATTCCCTGTCTTTTACAATTTGATGAATTGGAATGTTTAGTTAAGTGCCAAATGCTCTCATCTGAATCTGGTGGAAATTATTTAAATGTAGTGATGAAATCCGTCCATTTGTTTAGATGTGTTTCTTTAATGCTATATATAGGATTAGGTAGATAATTATGATGTTGGTTTGAGCTAGAAATTCCAGGAAGGTAAAATGACCAATGTTGTCAATTGCGGATCACGGAAAATAGTGGTTTGCTTGAATTCCGCTTTGCTACAGCGTTATAGTGCCGCTATTGCTGCAGTTTGACAACACTTTATTATGCTACATCACATATCGCGGAACAATAGTGGTTTGTCCAAATTCCACTATGCTATGTCACTATAGTATCGCTATAGcaactatttgacaacattggaaatgatttttaataacTTTGGTTATTCTTCCATTTGATAATTTAATCAAAGCTGGGGATTTGAATTACTTCTTTTATGTTTTACGCTGCTCTGAATGAATGATACGAGCGTTTAAGTATTGTCATGGTTCATTGCTGTCTACAGATTGGAGAATATGAGGAGACTATCGGAACATGTATCGCCTTTTCAGAACAACGTGAGTTACAGTTGATGGGTGCAGAGTAGTTCTGAAGTAGGGAGTTAGGTCTTggaaattatgtttaatttgtCAGGATATACTCTAAGCTCTTGGTTGTTTAAGagtgaattgtttttttttttttatataagtgaTGGATTTACTAAATTTTTATTCCTGTTTTCTGAGTATGAAGTATCATTGTTTTTTACATGAATATTGTTATTGATATTTCCTAGTAAAGAAACTGCACAACTTATTGATGCATTTACTTCATTGTAATGATTT
Proteins encoded in this window:
- the LOC25487364 gene encoding general transcription factor 3C polypeptide 6 isoform X1 — its product is MEANATSNDEDEYVLLDLDGVYGLIDIPPNANYVLKGLDTLNPILIIDDKFKLIGEYEETIGTCIAFSEQHAPVVHKETGPSETNLFSGTRLIDSSQPPTKQVEPVCQLHKVLKFKLSPDSAIQCRTDEEAS